The nucleotide sequence GTCCCAGCATACCGCCAGGAGGAAATGGTCGACTCTGAATCCAATACTGAAACATATGTTGCAGGCAAACTGATGATCGATAACTTTCGCTGGGCTGGAGTTCCATTTTACATCCGTACAGGAAAAAGGATGATGGCAAAGTCGACAAAGATCGTAATCCAATTCAAAGATATCCCGATGAATTTGTATTACCAGCCGGAAAAGACGGTCAATCCAAACCTTTTGGTCATCCACATCCAACCAGAAGAAGGCATCACACTGCACCTTAACGCCAAAAAATCCGGCCAGGGTACAGAAGCTACACCTGTAAAACTGAATTACGCCAATAAAGGAATTGAAGGACTTAACACTCCTGAAGCATACGAAAAGATTCTTTACGATTCATTGCGCGGCGACGCAACGAATTTTACACATTGGGATGAAGTCGCATTGTCATGGAGCTTTGTTGATAATATTTCAGCTGTATGGGAAAGCACAAAAGAACCAAGCTTCCCTAACTACGCATCAGGTTCTATGGGCCCTGACGCAGCAGACAAATTGCTAGAGAAAGATGGATTCTTCTGGTGGCCAATCACTGAAATTGATGTAGAAAAATGCTAATATAAAGTGAAATCCCGCCCTGGCAACAGGCGGGATTTTTTTCTTAATTCAGCACAGGCGCTTGTCGGGGCTGAACAAGGCGCTTCCGCTTCTTGTTCGTTCACCCTCCGAAAAAGAAATCAAGGATATTCGATCCAGCAGATGCTTCTTTATTGTAAAACTCCGAGTATCCGCAATTCTTGCAGAAAACGACGGTGAACTGGTTATTTTGAATATCAAACATCTTGGACAAGCCCGTTCCCGTCATTGCCACATCCTTCTGCCCTGCATTCGTACTTCCGCATTTAATACACCCATTTCCATTCATTTATTCCAACTCCCTTTTTAAGCTATATTACATTTACGCATCTGGCAAAGATTGGTTTCACTTTTTTGCTTTTTCGAGCAGACCTCTGAACTGAAATGAAATAAAAACTCGTCATGCTCTTGTTTGTACAAGCAGTAAAGTTTACGAAGCCTACATAAAAGAAAGCTAAAAGGGATAACTTATGTTTGTTCTATTTTCAGACTAGAGGTGGAAACATGGAGTGGTTTGGTCACGGCAATAAAGCTTTCGATTTCGATATGTTTTCTGCGAGTCATTATGCGATACTGTCTATCTTTGTTTTGGTTAATACTATCATTTTTACTTATCGAAAGAAATTAAGTGATAAAAGATGGAGGAAAGCGGAGCTGGGAACAGCCCTGTCATTAATCTTGATTGAGATCACCAATCATATATGGATGTACAAGCATGCTGTCTGGAAATTAGGTCGGTCGATGCCCCTGGAATTATGTAATATAGGTCTCCTGCTCGCGATTGGTTTATTACTAACCAGGAAAAAAATATTATTTGAGCTTTTATTTTTCATTGCTTTATTAGGGGCAACACAAGCCATCATCACACCTGCATTAACCTATGATTTTCCCCATTTCCGCTTTTTCCACTTTTTCTATGCCCATCTGATGATTGTGTGGGTAACCCTTTATTTCTTATGGGCAAAAGGGTATTACCCAACATTCAGTTCTGTTATAAAAGTTGTTCTATTTATCAATCTGCTATTGCCTGCGATCCTGTTCATTAATAAGATAGCTGACGGAAACTATTGGTTTTTACGCCATAAACCCAAAAGTCCAAGCTTCATGGATTTACTCGGACCTTATCCCTGGTACATTTTTTCTTTAGAAAGTTTATTGGTCTTTTTATGTTTAATTGTATGGCTCTGTTTGCGGAGTAGGCTAAAAAGAGAAGAAAACACTTCTTATTCTGAGTCTTGATTACAGAAATTTTTCGGGGACATGTCCAGGCATTTTTACGAGGAGATTTCTGACTCGATTTGCATTAACATTTTTTATGAAAAAGGCAACGAAATAAAAAAGCTTGTGATAGAAAAAAGTACTTTCTCCACAAGCTGGAAGACATTCACTTATCTTTTAAAGTATTTTTTTGATGAACTCAAGCGTTTTATCAATTATGATTTTCTGGTCGTTGTCCAGGGTAGCTACATGGTAACTTTCTTTCATATGATGAATTTCCTTTGTTTCAGAGCTGATATGATCAAAAATAGTTTGCGAATTATCAGGCGGGACAACATGGTCATCGTCTGAAACAAAAATTAAGGCTGGACAAGAAACCTTCGACAGATCTTCTTTTACTACTTTCATAAAGGGCAATATTTCTTTAATGGATTGAACCGGAGTTTTTTCGTATGCAAGCTCCGTTACTCCCAGCTTCTTGATGTCGGAACCGATAGCATCCAGGAACCTTGTCCCTTCTAGCTGGAGGACAGGCTTCATTGCCGGTATGTCAATAGCCGCATTAATCAGGACAATCCCCCTGACCTCAGGATATTTTTCAGCCATATACAAGGTCAGCGTTCCGCCCATTGACAGGCCTGTTACAAAAATCGTATCACACCGTTCTTTTAACCACTGGAACCCTTCTTCTACCGACGCAACCCAATCCTGATAGGTTGTTTGTTCCAGGTCTTCATAATGTGTGCCATGACCTTTCAATCGAGGGCCGCAAACTGTGTATCCTTGAGCAGCATATGCCTCACCCAATGGCCTCATACTCTGTGTAGAGCCTGTAAAACCATGCGACACCAATATACCTACAGAGTTTCCTTCATAAAAAAACGGTTCTGCTCCTTCAAGCACTTGATAACTTTCTGCCATACTCAATCCCTCCAACCTTTAATATCACTTAAGGTTTTCGACCACCCTTTTTGGAAACCCTGCATGCTTTTTTAATAATCTTCAATTTCCTCTATATAAAAGCAAAAACACAGCGAAACACGAAGTCCGCTGTGCTGCTTTCTTATTCCATCCACTCAGTGTGGAAGATTCCTTCTTTATCGATGCGCTGATAAGTATGGGCGCCGAAATAATCGCGCTGGGCCTGAATCAGGTTGGCCGGCAAAGTTTCTGTTCTATAGCTGTCAAAGTATGAAAGTGCAGCCGAGAAGCTTGGCACTGGAATACCGTTCATGACCGCAGCTGAAATAATTTCCCGTAATGACTGCTGGTAACTTTCTGCGATTTCCTTGAAATATGGATCGAGCAGCAGGTTTTTCAGTGCCGGATCGCGGTCATATGCTTCCTTGATTTTTTGAAGGAACTGAGCTCTGATAATGCAGCCTCCACGGAAGATCATCGCGATATCGCCATAATTTAAATCCCAGCCATATTCTTCGGATGCAGCTCTCATTTGCGCGAAGCCTTGTGCGTAAGAACAAATTTTACTCAAATAAAGCGCCTTGCGGATTGACTCAATGAATGCCTCACGGTCACCATTAAATGGCGTTGCTTCCGGGCCAGAGAGTACTTTGCTGGCTTCCACACGCTCTTGCTTCATTGCGGAGATAAAGCGGGCAAATACCGATTCTGTGATGATTGGCAGCGGCACTCCAAGATCGAGCGCACTCTGGCTTGTCCATTTTCCAGTACCTTTTTGGCCAGCGGTATCAAGAATCATATCGACAAGTGGTTTGCCTGTCTCATCATCCTTCTTTGTAAAAATATCAGCCGTTATTTCGATCAAATAGCTATCAAGCTCACCTTTGTTCCATTCGGCAAACACTTCATGCAGCTCTTCAGCACTTAATCCAAGAACATGCTTCAGCATAAAATAGGATTCAGAAATTAGCTGCATGTCACCGTATTCGATTCCGTTGTGTACCATTTTCACATAATGTCCTGCACCATCCGGGCCAATGTAAGTGGTGCAAGCTTCACCATTAACCTTAGCAGCGATATCTTGGAAAATTGGTGCTACCAGGTCATACGCTTCTTTTTGTCCGCCAGGCATGATAGAAGGTCCGTGAAGCGCGCCTTCCTCCCCGCCCGATACACCTGTACCGATGAAGTGAAGACCAAGCTCGCTCAATTCCTGGTTTCGGCGCTGGGTATCTGCAAAATATGTATTACCGCCGTCAATGATGATATCGCCCTTTTCCAGATGAGGCTTTAATTGCTCGATTGTCGCGTCCGTCGCTGCGCCAGCTTTGACCATCAGCAGGATCTTCCGCGGTTTTTCAAGCGATTGAACAAATTCCTCAATAGAATAAGTTCCGACGATCTTCTTCCCCTTTGTTTCCTCAAGCATTTCATCCGTCTTTTCTCTTGAGCGGTTATATACTGATACAGAATAACCTCTGCTTTCGATATTCATTGCCAGGTTTTTTCCCATGACAGCGAGACCAATGACACCGATTTGCTGTTTTGACATATTTCTGCTCCTCCTTTATAGAACTGTTTTATCAAATCATACACACTAATTTAACAAGGTATATATGAGGTTGCAAACAATCTGGTTTGTTCCACTTGATTTTGACTTAACCTAATAACGATAAACGTCCATTAAACATCTTTTTTCTCATTATCATTTTTTCCTCTACGGTCCTGAAGGAAATCCTTATTAAAGCTTGTCCCCGCCCCGGTATTATCCTTTGATGGAGGCCTTTTCACCTGTGAACCAGCACTCTCAATGATCCTTTTACCGTATTTCTCACGCAGCTGGCTCATCGTATTGATTAGCGGCTCCTTCTTTGCATCCTGCTCATAAGAGAATAGATCAAGCTGCTTGACTGCTTTGTCCGCTTCAAGCAGGTCCGTGCCCGTAATCCCTAGCAGCCGGATAGGGTCTCCATTCCAATGCTTCAGAAAAAGCGCTTTGGCGGCCAAGGCTATTTCATCCTGCTTCGATACAGGATTCTGCAGTTTCTGGCTCCGGGTGATCGTCTTCCTGTCCTTGAATCGGATCATCACACTGATGGTGGTGGCGACCGCTTCCTTCCTCTTCATCCTCGCAGCTACTTGCTCCGACAATCTATCAAGAACTTTCAGGAGCTCGTGCTGATTTGAAATGTCACGTGGCAGAGTAGTCGAATTGCCGATGCTTTTAAAATCGTACACAGAATCCGGATCCACTTGGCGATTGTCCTGGCCATTTGCTCTTTCTTTCAATCTTAATCCGTTGATGCCTAACAGTCCTTTTAGCTGAATTTCATTTGCTAACGCCAGGCCGCCAATAGTATCGATTCCAATACTTTTTAGTTTGTCCGCTGTTTTTGTTCCTACTCCATGCATTTCCCCGACCTCGAACGGCCAGAGAACCGTGGGAATGTCTCGCTTTCTTAAAACTGTAATTCCCATTGGTTTCTTCATATCTGAAGCTGTTTTCGCCAGGAATTTATTTGGAGCAACACCAATGCTGCACGGCAAATCAAGCTGCTCAAGAATTCTTTTTTGGATGCTTTCAGCTATCTCCAGAGGCGCTCCAAGATCGGAACAATCCGTTATATCCATATATCCTTCATCAATGGAAACGGGCTCGACAACCTCTGTGTACTGTCGCAAAATATCAAACATAGCAGCTGAAGCTGTGCGATATCTGTCAAAGTTCGGTTTTTTTATGATTAACTCCGGGCAAAGTTTTTTGGCTTCCCATAACGGCATTGTCGTACGGACGCCGAATTTCCTGGCTTCATAACTGCAAGTGACAATGATTCCGCGTCTTTCTTCAGGATTGCCTGCAATCGCCAGTGGCTTGCCCTTCAATTCAGGATCATAAGCCGCTTCTACTGAGGCATAGAAGCTGTTCATGTCAACATGCAGAATGACTTTGCCCTTTTTTGGATACAATTCTTTCATGATCCCACTTCCCAAATATACGTTCCCTTCTATTTTATCAAAAATACTTCCACATTACTTATATCAAGATTGATTTTGAACCTAAGCCAGTTTTGAACTTTATGTGAAGAAATAGGGCAATACGCTTAATACTTTCTTAAAATACCCGGTAAATAACTATAAGGATATAGAAAAAGTGGGGGAGTTTTTATGCAGCATTGGTCTATTGGAAGAAATCATCACCGATATTTCAAATCAAACCAATTTACTGGCATTAAATGCTGCAATTGAAGCGGCAAGAGCTGGTGAGCATGGAAAAGTGTTCGGTGTCGTCGCCCAGGAGGTTCGCAAGCTCGCTGAACAATCAGCTGGGGCAGCAGACAGCATCCGCACCATCCTTGAGCAGACTGGGAAAGAAACAAATCAGGCTGTGAGTGTTATGAATGAAAGCCAGGCAACCGTACTAAAAGGCAATGAGCTTGTGGAGAAAGTTGCCACAATTTTCACAGAGATTGCCGAATCGATTGAGGAAGTAAGTTTAAATGGCAACACAGTAAGCGATGCAGTCATCAATGCTAATGAGAAGATGGAATCATGGCACAGTCTGCCAATGAAGTCATTACTGCATCCTCTAGATCCGCGTTATTCCTCGAGCAGGTAGCAGCAACAACAGAAGAACAAAATGCGACGATGCAGGAGCTTTTGGAATCGTCCAACAAGCTGTCAAGCATGGCCGAAGACCTGAGGAAATCGTTCTCCAGCTTTAAGCTGTAAGACAAAACAAGCTGACCCGAGGGGTCAGCTTGTTTCTTTCTAACACGACATTATCTAATTATGTACTTCTTGCTTTTGAGTCTTCATATATTCCTTTATTTCTTTGACGCCTTCAAGTGATTGGATCAATGTTTCCGGGTCAATCAACATAATCATCCGTTTGTCAAAAGTGGCCACACCCGTTATGAACCGTGTCTTCTGATATGCTACAAGGCCCGGCTGCTTAAGGTTTTCCGCAGGAATTTCAAGAATCTCCTTTGCATCCCTCACAAGTACACCCATTGAAATTTCTGCCGTTTCTATAACAATCAGCCTGGTTTTGTCTTCGACTTGAATATCCCGGTTGTAAAGCACCTTTTCCAGGTCAATAACCGGAATCAACTCTCCCCTTACTTTCGTGATGCCTGTTACATAATCAGGCATATGCGGGATCGCTGTCATCCCTTCCATCTTTTCAATGGAAACGACGTACAGAATCGGAAACGCATATTCTTCATTCCCCGCTTGAAACACTACCGTCTTATTGCTATCAGCCATAGGAGACCACATCCTTTTTAAATTTCTGTCTAACATTCTATGTAAAATGAGATTAATAATGTAATACGATGTAAATCATCATTCTAAATATAATATCGGATTCTTTACGGTTACCTTTAGACTTATTGTTGATTGATCCTATTAATAGACATTTTGACGGTTCCCTCACTCTGAAATGTCTATTAAATCTACTTTCTTGGACATTTTGATGGTCTCCTCTGTTTAAAATGTCTATTAAATCCACTTTCTTAGACATTTTGACGGTTCCCTCACTCTGAAATGTCTATTAAATCTACTTTCTTGGACATTTTGATGGTCTCCTCTGTTTAAAATGTCTATTAAATCCACTTTTTTAGACATTTTGACGGTTCCCTCACTCTGAAATGTCTATTAAGTCTACTTTCTTGGACATTTTGATGGTCTCCGCTGTTTATAATGTCTATTAAATCCACTTTCTTAGACATCTTGACGGTTCCCTCACTCTGAAATGTCCATTAAATCCACTTCACCATTATCTAACAAAATTGTGATATATGGTGTTCGTCCAAATTCTCGCTCAGGAAAATAGTAAAGGGCTTCCTCTTCAGGAAGCCCTTCTATCATTATTGTGCTGCTACTTCTTGGATCAATGCGATGACCATCTCAGCTAGTTTGTCCAGCTCTTCGATTGGCATTCTTTCGTTTGTTGTGTGGATTTCCTCATA is from Mesobacillus boroniphilus and encodes:
- the gndA gene encoding NADP-dependent phosphogluconate dehydrogenase, coding for MSKQQIGVIGLAVMGKNLAMNIESRGYSVSVYNRSREKTDEMLEETKGKKIVGTYSIEEFVQSLEKPRKILLMVKAGAATDATIEQLKPHLEKGDIIIDGGNTYFADTQRRNQELSELGLHFIGTGVSGGEEGALHGPSIMPGGQKEAYDLVAPIFQDIAAKVNGEACTTYIGPDGAGHYVKMVHNGIEYGDMQLISESYFMLKHVLGLSAEELHEVFAEWNKGELDSYLIEITADIFTKKDDETGKPLVDMILDTAGQKGTGKWTSQSALDLGVPLPIITESVFARFISAMKQERVEASKVLSGPEATPFNGDREAFIESIRKALYLSKICSYAQGFAQMRAASEEYGWDLNYGDIAMIFRGGCIIRAQFLQKIKEAYDRDPALKNLLLDPYFKEIAESYQQSLREIISAAVMNGIPVPSFSAALSYFDSYRTETLPANLIQAQRDYFGAHTYQRIDKEGIFHTEWME
- a CDS encoding methyl-accepting chemotaxis protein gives rise to the protein MGEFLCSIGLLEEIITDISNQTNLLALNAAIEAARAGEHGKVFGVVAQEVRKLAEQSAGAADSIRTILEQTGKETNQAVSVMNESQATVLKGNELVEKVATIFTEIAESIEEVSLNGNTVSDAVINANEKMESWHSLPMKSLLHPLDPRYSSSR
- a CDS encoding alpha/beta hydrolase, whose product is MAESYQVLEGAEPFFYEGNSVGILVSHGFTGSTQSMRPLGEAYAAQGYTVCGPRLKGHGTHYEDLEQTTYQDWVASVEEGFQWLKERCDTIFVTGLSMGGTLTLYMAEKYPEVRGIVLINAAIDIPAMKPVLQLEGTRFLDAIGSDIKKLGVTELAYEKTPVQSIKEILPFMKVVKEDLSKVSCPALIFVSDDDHVVPPDNSQTIFDHISSETKEIHHMKESYHVATLDNDQKIIIDKTLEFIKKIL
- a CDS encoding TIGR02206 family membrane protein; amino-acid sequence: MEWFGHGNKAFDFDMFSASHYAILSIFVLVNTIIFTYRKKLSDKRWRKAELGTALSLILIEITNHIWMYKHAVWKLGRSMPLELCNIGLLLAIGLLLTRKKILFELLFFIALLGATQAIITPALTYDFPHFRFFHFFYAHLMIVWVTLYFLWAKGYYPTFSSVIKVVLFINLLLPAILFINKIADGNYWFLRHKPKSPSFMDLLGPYPWYIFSLESLLVFLCLIVWLCLRSRLKREENTSYSES
- a CDS encoding zinc ribbon domain-containing protein, with product MNGNGCIKCGSTNAGQKDVAMTGTGLSKMFDIQNNQFTVVFCKNCGYSEFYNKEASAGSNILDFFFGG
- a CDS encoding DNA polymerase IV, whose product is MKELYPKKGKVILHVDMNSFYASVEAAYDPELKGKPLAIAGNPEERRGIIVTCSYEARKFGVRTTMPLWEAKKLCPELIIKKPNFDRYRTASAAMFDILRQYTEVVEPVSIDEGYMDITDCSDLGAPLEIAESIQKRILEQLDLPCSIGVAPNKFLAKTASDMKKPMGITVLRKRDIPTVLWPFEVGEMHGVGTKTADKLKSIGIDTIGGLALANEIQLKGLLGINGLRLKERANGQDNRQVDPDSVYDFKSIGNSTTLPRDISNQHELLKVLDRLSEQVAARMKRKEAVATTISVMIRFKDRKTITRSQKLQNPVSKQDEIALAAKALFLKHWNGDPIRLLGITGTDLLEADKAVKQLDLFSYEQDAKKEPLINTMSQLREKYGKRIIESAGSQVKRPPSKDNTGAGTSFNKDFLQDRRGKNDNEKKDV
- a CDS encoding chemotaxis protein CheW; this encodes MADSNKTVVFQAGNEEYAFPILYVVSIEKMEGMTAIPHMPDYVTGITKVRGELIPVIDLEKVLYNRDIQVEDKTRLIVIETAEISMGVLVRDAKEILEIPAENLKQPGLVAYQKTRFITGVATFDKRMIMLIDPETLIQSLEGVKEIKEYMKTQKQEVHN